From Toxotes jaculatrix isolate fToxJac2 chromosome 1, fToxJac2.pri, whole genome shotgun sequence, a single genomic window includes:
- the LOC121183644 gene encoding AN1-type zinc finger protein 3-like isoform X2: MGDTGSEGSKPPSNVNVIPPRCPCGFWGSSKTMNLCSKCFADIQKKQPDNDCAPKASSSSSSSSQADIFCNETNSSISQSLMSVPNASEDPSPGETGVTSLPAQDEVSSTDTVFGSLSTPTKRSFESASESESDVSPEKRARVGVVPESEESSSSSSSLSAASSSSSSSSRSGSKQRSRKRCHRCQTKLELVQQELGSCRCGYVFCMLHRLPEQHECLFDHLGRGRQEAVLKMVKLDRKNKLDYTKCGHLWFTY; this comes from the exons ATGGGGGACACGGGGAGCGAGGGCAGCAAGCCACCGAGTAACGTTAACGTTATACCCCCGCGCTGCCCGTGTGGATTCTGGGG GTCCAGCAAAACTATGAATCTTTGCTCAAAGTGTTTTGCAG ACATTCAGAAGAAACAGCCAGACAATGATTGTGCCCCAAAGGCCTCCTcaagctccagcagcagcagccaagcAGACATCTTCTGTAATGAAACGAACAGCAGCATTAGTCAGTCCCTGATGTCGGTGCCTAATGCATCAGAGGACCCTTCACCAGGGGAGACTGGAGTGACATCTCTACCTGCTCAGGACG AAGTATCCAGCACAGACACTGTCTTCGGTTCACTCTCCACTCCCACAAAACGCTCCTTTGAGTCAG CCTCGGAGTCAGAAAGCGATGTTTCACCCGAGAAGCGAGCAAGAGTGGGTGTGGTGCCAGAGAGTGAGGAGTCttcatcatcgtcgtcatctTTGTctgcagcatcatcatcatcatcatcctcgtcTCGCAGTGGCTCTAAACAGCGGAGCCGCAAACGTTGCCATCGCTGCCAAACCAAACTGGAGCTGGTACAACAAGAGCTGGGTTCCTGTCGCTGTG GTTATGTCTTCTGTATGCTCCATCGGCTCCCAGAGCAACATGAGTGTCTGTTTGACCACCTGGGCCGCGGCCGTCAGGAGGCTGTCCTAAAGATGGTCAAGCTCGACCGAAAG AATAAACTGGATTACACAAAGTGTGGACATCTCTGGTTTACTTATTGA
- the LOC121183644 gene encoding AN1-type zinc finger protein 3-like isoform X1: MGDTGSEGSKPPSNVNVIPPRCPCGFWGSSKTMNLCSKCFADIQKKQPDNDCAPKASSSSSSSSQADIFCNETNSSISQSLMSVPNASEDPSPGETGVTSLPAQDEVSSTDTVFGSLSTPTKRSFESASESESDVSPEKRARVGVVPESEESSSSSSSLSAASSSSSSSSRSGSKQRSRKRCHRCQTKLELVQQELGSCRCGYVFCMLHRLPEQHECLFDHLGRGRQEAVLKMVKLDRKDEAQCQDWVATRSMRSVFTGGCGVLERDLGDKMLWPVVSNLLTAQQTRKPAILTTLIGCHHLSTPTLVLNKALLNVLSSLLLRVPCLDCYYFLSLSFSPQTHTLSKPLVCTAPV; the protein is encoded by the exons ATGGGGGACACGGGGAGCGAGGGCAGCAAGCCACCGAGTAACGTTAACGTTATACCCCCGCGCTGCCCGTGTGGATTCTGGGG GTCCAGCAAAACTATGAATCTTTGCTCAAAGTGTTTTGCAG ACATTCAGAAGAAACAGCCAGACAATGATTGTGCCCCAAAGGCCTCCTcaagctccagcagcagcagccaagcAGACATCTTCTGTAATGAAACGAACAGCAGCATTAGTCAGTCCCTGATGTCGGTGCCTAATGCATCAGAGGACCCTTCACCAGGGGAGACTGGAGTGACATCTCTACCTGCTCAGGACG AAGTATCCAGCACAGACACTGTCTTCGGTTCACTCTCCACTCCCACAAAACGCTCCTTTGAGTCAG CCTCGGAGTCAGAAAGCGATGTTTCACCCGAGAAGCGAGCAAGAGTGGGTGTGGTGCCAGAGAGTGAGGAGTCttcatcatcgtcgtcatctTTGTctgcagcatcatcatcatcatcatcctcgtcTCGCAGTGGCTCTAAACAGCGGAGCCGCAAACGTTGCCATCGCTGCCAAACCAAACTGGAGCTGGTACAACAAGAGCTGGGTTCCTGTCGCTGTG GTTATGTCTTCTGTATGCTCCATCGGCTCCCAGAGCAACATGAGTGTCTGTTTGACCACCTGGGCCGCGGCCGTCAGGAGGCTGTCCTAAAGATGGTCAAGCTCGACCGAAAG GATGAAGCACAGTGCCAGGATTGGGTGGCAACAAGGAGCATGAGATCTGTATTTACTGGAGGCTGCGGAGTGTTAGAGAGGGATTTGGGGGATAAGATGTTGTGGCCGGTGGTAAGTAATCTCCTTACAGCTCAACAAACAAGGAAGCCTGCCATTCTCACCACCTTGATTGGCTGCCATCACTTATCTACACCAACCCTTGTATTGAATAAGGCcttgttaaatgttttgtcttCCTTGCTGCTCCGTGTGCCTTGTCTCGACTGTTATTACTTTCTctcgctttctttctctcctcagacacacacactctcaaaacCACTAGTTTGTACTGCCCCAGTGTGA
- the LOC121183644 gene encoding AN1-type zinc finger protein 3-like isoform X3, whose translation MGDTGSEGSKPPSNVNVIPPRCPCGFWGSSKTMNLCSKCFADIQKKQPDNDCAPKASSSSSSSSQADIFCNETNSSISQSLMSVPNASEDPSPGETGVTSLPAQDEVSSTDTVFGSLSTPTKRSFESASESESDVSPEKRARVGVVPESEESSSSSSSLSAASSSSSSSSRSGSKQRSRKRCHRCQTKLELVQQELGSCRCGYVFCMLHRLPEQHECLFDHLGRGRQEAVLKMVKLDRKVGRSCQRIGEECS comes from the exons ATGGGGGACACGGGGAGCGAGGGCAGCAAGCCACCGAGTAACGTTAACGTTATACCCCCGCGCTGCCCGTGTGGATTCTGGGG GTCCAGCAAAACTATGAATCTTTGCTCAAAGTGTTTTGCAG ACATTCAGAAGAAACAGCCAGACAATGATTGTGCCCCAAAGGCCTCCTcaagctccagcagcagcagccaagcAGACATCTTCTGTAATGAAACGAACAGCAGCATTAGTCAGTCCCTGATGTCGGTGCCTAATGCATCAGAGGACCCTTCACCAGGGGAGACTGGAGTGACATCTCTACCTGCTCAGGACG AAGTATCCAGCACAGACACTGTCTTCGGTTCACTCTCCACTCCCACAAAACGCTCCTTTGAGTCAG CCTCGGAGTCAGAAAGCGATGTTTCACCCGAGAAGCGAGCAAGAGTGGGTGTGGTGCCAGAGAGTGAGGAGTCttcatcatcgtcgtcatctTTGTctgcagcatcatcatcatcatcatcctcgtcTCGCAGTGGCTCTAAACAGCGGAGCCGCAAACGTTGCCATCGCTGCCAAACCAAACTGGAGCTGGTACAACAAGAGCTGGGTTCCTGTCGCTGTG GTTATGTCTTCTGTATGCTCCATCGGCTCCCAGAGCAACATGAGTGTCTGTTTGACCACCTGGGCCGCGGCCGTCAGGAGGCTGTCCTAAAGATGGTCAAGCTCGACCGAAAGGTGGGTCGCTCTTGCCAGCGTATCGGGGAGGAGTGCTCCTGA